The Chloroflexota bacterium DNA segment GGCCCAGTGATCTGACTGCTAAGTGTTGAGCAGAGAATGTCTAAATCGGGCTCTTGCACTACAGGCTTAATCTCCAGGCGAAATGCAGGAGACAGCCGGTCTGGCTTAAAGTATGTAAACATAAGTCTTCGTTCTTTAAGCGGTAGGATTGCGTCTGTGAAAGACTGCTCTAAGTCCTCATCTGCGGAAGATCCAGCGTTGAAGTGTAAGGTCTGCCAGGGGTGTTTTGGAACTTGCTGGGGAACTAGCAACTCTCCAGGCTCCAGGAGGAGGCCCATGAGATACTTGTCATCTCCTGGTAACGAAATTCCCAACTGGGCTTCCAACCTGTCTGCAATCGTATTCGACGAATCGTACTTAGGCATAGCTATGATGTCAGGGTTAGAGCAGACTTCAGCTAAGCCCTTTTCAGTACCAAGACGCTTCCATACACGTCGGGCTTCACTACGAATGTCTGGTGACTCAGAGCTCAAGGCTGAATTTAGCTGAATTACAAGGGTCAAGTGTGACCCATCAAGAATCCGCAGGCTATGGGGTGCCACTTCCAATATCGCGATTTCCGATGCAACCATGACTCCTCTCGCCAAGCGTTCGGCGTCCACATTGTGCCTGGCTACATTGGTCCACCATTCGTACTGAGTGGAGTCCCAGATAGTTGTTGATCCCAGACCTTCCACACCGACCCCAACTGCTAGTGATAGGTCAATCGCAGAGGTTCGCTCTACAGCGAATCCGCCATCAATTCCAGCAATTGAACAGGGGGACATGTTCTTGAATGTGCGGATGAGGCCAAGGTCTAGCAGTACACTTCTTAAACGATCACGAGAGTCGAGCACTGGGGCAAGTAGACTTGCGACCTCCTCGACGACTTCGCCTGCACCTGCGAGAAGATCCCTCAAAAGGTCCTCAGGCAGTCGAGCATACCCTTCACGACTTTCATTCGACAACATAAGGGTGTTGACTCATTTGTCAGATGTGTCTATTTGTTCCAAAGAAGATAGGTCTTGGGGTCAAACTTCCGGTAAGACTTGTTCCGCCCTGCCCTTGGAAGAAGCCAACGCTCCTTGAAGTGCGAAAATAGACTCTCCATGTCACTACACGAGTAGTCCAACACATTTTCATAACCTGAAAGGAATTGCCGACTATTGGTGGCCAGTGGTGCCACAAACACCTGGCGCCTAATTCCGTGGAAGTTAAGAGAATGGGGCAGTCCCAATTTGCGAAGTGCTTTTCGCACTACCTCTCTCCTGCTGCGAAATCCAGTTCCCCAATTCTTATTCTTGGCAGTTGGGCTGCAATTGGCTTCCACGAACGAATACAGCTCGTCGTACAGACCATTTGCAAAGTGAAACTCTCCTGATCCCAAAGTGAATCCGACTGGTTCAAATACTAGGCGGCCATGAAACCGAATTCTATTGTACATAGAAGAGCGGCCCAACGCAGATGTCGTGGTAAGCATAGCAACTCTAGAGTCCCCACTTGCACCACTAATTAGCGCGGTCTTCTGTGCATACTTACGCTCGAAAGTGCTTCGAACCTCATTGCTTGTAGCCAGCATGGCAATGAGTTTTCCACCCAAGAGATTAGAATATGGTGGAACGGCACCAAGTACGTAGGCATCCAATACGTGGCGCAAACGGATTCTTCTCTCTGACGAGTTCCATCCAATCCACTGGTCTCTTGCTGCCAAGCCAAATACTGGATCACCAATGCCAATAACTCCTATGAGCCTATTGTTATGGGAGTCGAGAACCAAGAATCTTATGCGTCGTCCGTAGCCTGAAGACACAGGAATGCTCCAGTGAAGAGCCGCATAGCGAAAGAGCAATTCATCTTGAGTACCAGGCAATACCTCCACAAGTCGAGGAGCAATGCAATGCGGATTCACTTCAGAACCGGCGGCAATTCGCTCAATGAGCATAGGTTCTTTTGAACGTAGACCAGAAGCTCGCTCAATTCTGTGTTGTACTGCGAGGAAGTGTAGCCTCCTAAGTAACTCTTTGTCGGTATGGTCTGGAGGCTGTATTCCTGATTCTGTCAAGACAAATCCTTGATCCTTTAGAGATTGGATTACCCTCTCCCGCAGTAAGTTAACGCTTGAGTCGTCTTCCTCTGGGGATTCCTGAGGATTTTGATTGTTGTCTGCATGCTTGGGATTTATATCTGTCATCGAGAAATTCAACTCTAACAGTCAGCTCACCCTTACTTATGACCAATAGCGACCAATCGTAGATCAAGATGAATTAGCTCGTTTCCACATTAGCAACTCTCCGAGGATTGTGAAAGGCTTCGCTCCCAATTGATACCCAAGACCATCCAAAATTGGATGAAGGTAGCGCCTACGTTTCGCCGCTTGTGGAGCGCATTGCGGTTATCCGAGCAGAAATTTTTCAGCGGGCGCGTGAGTCGGATTGGGCTATAGACAAGCTGCAACTCACCGATCAGGCCATCATCCGGCGCATGGTGCTGAAGCGCTGCATCTACGGTGTAGATAAGAACCCGCTGGCCGTGGAGCTGGCCAAGGTCTCGCTCTGGCTCCATAGCTTCACCGTCGGCGCGCCGCTCTCGTTCCTGGACCACCACCTGCGTTGCGGTGACTCGCTGCTTGGCATGCGCGTGACGGAAGCCGTTGACGAACTGAATCGACTGGGCGGCTTGGCCGCATGGTCAGCTATGACAGGCGCGGAGAATGCCGCCGCGGGCATGCAGCGCATCGAGTCCCTTTCTGATGCCGACGTGGCCGAGGTGCGGGAGTCCGCGGCGCTCTTTCAGGGTGTGGAAGAGACCACCGCCGAACTCCGCGGCCTGCTTGACATACTCTGCGGCATGCGCTGGCTGACTGCGGGCATGAAAAAGCAAGAGCGCACGCTCTTTGAGTTACCTTTGCTCGAGACCTTAGACCAAAAACCTGTCGACGCCTTCAAGCTCCTGGCGCACGGGCCGGACGCAATTGAGTCTCAAACACCGGTTGGCATCGCTCATTCCCGCGCAGACAGCAACCGTCATTTGGGCGCACTCGGGAATCCATCTTCGCCTGATGCAGCATCTTCCGGTAGCGCAGGTTCGCACGAGACGTGCGCGCAACCTGCGTCCGAAGAGGGCAGAGAATCGGCGGACGATGCGGGCGGGCAAGCCTCCGCGCTACGCCGCCATTCCCGCGCAAGCGCCTCGCTCCGTCATTCCCGCTTGCGCGGGAATCCATCTTCCTCCGAATCCGTGGACTCGCCTGCCAGCGGGAACCCATATTCCCCGCCTAAGATGGACTCCCGTTTTCACGGGAGTGACGACCAGAAGCCCGCCCAACCATCCTCCGGTAGCGCAGGTTTGCAACCTGCGTCCGGCGGAGGGAAAGAATCGAAAACGCGGGCCAGTGACCAACGTGCCGCAACCGAATTCGCAACCCTCTGGCGCAACGCTAGAACTATCGCCGACCGGGAGACCTTCCTGCACTGGGAGGTGGCGTTTCCGGGGGTGTGGCAAAAGTGGCAGGACGCGCAGCCGGCCGGCGGGGTCGACGCCGTGATCGGCAATCCGCCCTCGGACCGTATCAAGCTGCAGGAGGTGGAGTGGTTCGCCACCCGCGCGCCGGAACTCGCCCGCGCCCCCACCGCGGCGGCGCGCCGGGCTGAAATTGCGGCGTTGCGCAAGCAGGGCGACCCGCTGGCGGCGGACTTCGATGACGCCAAAGCCCGCGCCGACAGCCTGGGCAAACTGGTGCGGGCTTCCGGCCACTATCCCCTGCTGGGCGGAGGTAACATAAATCTCTATTCGCTCTTCGTCGAGAACGCCTTGCGCCTGGTCAAAACCGACGGTCTGGTCGGCCTGCTCACCCCGTCCGGCATCTATGCCGATAAGACCGCGGCCAAGTTCTTTAAGTCGGTTTCCACTCGCGGGCGTGTGGCCGGACTGTACGACTTTGAAAACAGGAAGATCTTCTTCAAGGACGTGCACGCCTCGTTCAAGTTCTGCGCCCTCATCGTTGGCGGCACGGCACGGCGGTTCGACGAGACCGCATGCGCTTTCTTCCTCCACGACACCAAGACCATCACCGATGCTGACCGCTGCTTCCCGTTGGCGCCGGAGGACTTCGCCCGCGTCAATCCCAACACCGGCACCGCCCCGGTCTTCCGCACCCGCCGCGACGCCGACATCACCCGCGCCATCTACGCCCGCCACCCCGTCCTCGTCAACCGCTCCGACGGGGGTGAGAAGAAAACCTGGCCGGTCAAGTACGTGCGCATGTTCGACATGACCAACGACTCCCACCTCTTCCGCACCGCCACGCAGCTAGACGAAGAAGGCTTCTATCCCGTCCAAGGCAACCGCTGGCAACGCGGGAAGGAGCTCTATCTGCCTCTCTACCAAGGCCGCATGATCCATCAATTTGACCATCGCGCCAACTCAGTTCGGGTCAATCTTGAGAGCACCCACAACCCTTACCTCAGCGAAGAGGTTAGCGAATTGCAGCACGCGAACCCGAAATTCCTACCCCAATCTGAGTATTGGGTCCCCGCTCAGAATGTAGGTTCGGCACTGCCTTTGAATCGGGAGTATGTTCTAGGCATTCGTCACATTACCCGGCCTACAGATGCGAGAACCGCAATCACCGCCATTGCGCCGTTTTCTGGCTTTGGCAACAGCATTCCAATTCTTACATTGGACGAAATAGCCATGGGTGAACCCAGGGAGTCTCGAGAAGATGGGATAGACTTCCGTGCAACCACACTGGCCTGCCTTGTGGCAAACCTGAACTCAATCTGCCTAGACTTCATTACAAGACAGAAGATTCAGGGCGCGAACTTCAACCTGTTCATCATCGAGCAACTCCCCGTGATCGCCCCCGCCGGCTACGACCGCCAATTCGGCCAGACCACCGCCCTTGCCCTCATCCGCGACCACGTGCTACGCCTCACCTACACCGCCCACGACATGGCGCCGTTCGCCCGCGACCTCGGCTACACCGGCCCTCCCTTCATTTGGAATGAAGAAGAGCGCCGCCACCTCCGCGCCCGCCTCGACGCCTGCTACTTCCACCTCTACGGCATCTCCCGCAACGACGCCGCCTACATCCTCAGCACCTTCCCCATCGTCCAACGCCAAGACCAAGCCACATTCGGTACCTACCGCACCCAAAACCTCATCCTCGCCTACATGAACGCCCTCACCGCCGGCGACACCAAAACCGTGGTAGATTTGTAATAGGGCTTTGAAACATCCTAAGGTTGATGGACATTAGCTATCTCTGCATCTGGATTATTAGTCGAATGTTCAGACTATTCTAGGGAGCGTGGGTATTGCCATTTGAATTAGAACTCCTTGAAACTCTACTCCATGAGGAAGAAGGAGCCTCGCTTGACTTTAAGGCGGCACAGTATCCTTTTGACAAGGCTGACATCGGCCAGAAAGCAAAATTGCTCAAAGATATCTTGGCCTTTACGAATTCCTGGCGCCGAGCAACCGCCTACATACTGATTGGCGTGGAAGAGGTGAAGGGAAAGCGGAGCAGAATTCTCGGCGTAACAGAGCATCTGGACGATGCCCGTCTCCATCAGTTTGTTAATGGAAAGACCCAACGTCCTGTCGAGTTCATCTACAAGATTGTGCAAATCGAGGGCGTTGAAATTGGTGTCATTGAAATCCCCCTGCAAGATCGTCCTGTGTATTTGAAAAAGCGGTATGGCGACCTGGGTAGCAGTGACGTTTACATTAGAGATGGTAGTTCGACGAGGGTTGCCACGCCCGATGAGATTGCGAAGATGGGAAGTCAAGGTGTGTTGGAAGAGACACCGCAATTTTCGCTTGACTGGGCAGACCTTGATTCAAGAACTGCGCTTGAGTCGCCATGTATACTGCACTCTCTGGCACTTTTTCCGCCTCTTCCCGACGATACATTCACACCACCGCGTTCTGCTTATCTAACCGTGGATATCGGTCGGAACCCAAGATATTCTGAGGAGGTCATCTGGTGTACATTCGAGAGGGCCTTCTTTATTGGGATTGGTGTGAAACTCTACAATAAAAGCGGAGTGCTTGGGAAAAACATAAGATTTGAAGGAGTTCTGAGCAAGTCCGGCGGGGTAGAAGTGAAAGAGGTGCTGAAGAGTATACCCATCGAAGGCATACAGACAGTGCCATTTGACTCGATGCCTCTGGTTGGCCAAAAGCCTGAGACCCACTTGGAAGACCGTAATGATGAGTGGGAGATCGTCGTGGAATTTGGGGATATTCGGCCACGAGAAACAGTGTGGACGACTAATCCGTTTTGGTTCGGCTGTGCGCATCCTACACTAGCAAAACTGGAAGGGCAGTTGTTTGGTGACAACTTACGCGAGCCAACACCTTGCTCGCTGGAGATCCAGTTCGAGGCAGAGCAAAGACCGATGACAGAGGTTGACGCGGCACCCTACCTAGATCAATAGAGATGCAGGGCAAACCAGGTCACGATTTGTTGATTTGGTAGGACCTATCACTGCCTATCGGGCATCGTAAGCGAATTGGCTGCTTACGTCATCGGCATTGGAGAAGAAATCCGCTATGGCAATTCCCAAACCACAACTAAGCAGATGGTCTCACCATGGACCTCAGGAAGCTTCGATTCGCACTCATCAAGCAATAAGATCGGCGCTCGAGGCCCACTCCTGGCCTCAAGGAATGACATATGATGTCTATCTTCAGGGCTCCTACAAAAACGACACCAACATCCGTGGAGACAGCGACGTTGATGTAGTTGTGCAACTTACCTCTGCATTTAGGCATGACGCAAGTTTGCTGTCCCCATTGGAACAGAATCAGCTAGACTCGACATTCTCTACAGCCCTGTACGATTGGGGTGACTTCAGACGCGAAACACTTAAAGCCCTAGTGAATTGGTTCGACAACAGCTTAGTGGCTCAAGGCAACAAATCAATCAAGATAAAAGCTAACCCTCCAAGGTTAGCAGCCGACGTCGTTGTTTGTATGGAGTACCGGAGGTATCTCAACTATTACTCATACGTAGAAGGCATCACATTTTGGGCATTGCAGGACAAGTACTGGATCATCAATTTTCCGACAGAGCATTACAAGAATGGTGCGGCCAAGAGCGTCAGCACTTTTGACAGGTACAAGCGCACTGTGCGAATGTTCAAGAATGCCCGCAATTTCCTGGAGTCCAATGGAATAATCAATGCTGTGCTGGCCCCATCTTACTTTATTGAATCTCTTCTCTATAATGCGCCTAACGCAACATTTCAATACGGATTTCAGGATACCTACTGTTCAATTGTGAAATGGATGGCTTCAACCAATCTCAATGAGCTTGTTTGCCAGAATGGTCAGCAATACTTGTTCGGGCCGTCTCCCGATCAGTGGTCAGTGGCGGAGGCTCGGGCTTTTGTAAACAGTTTAGTGGCGTTGTGGGAATTCTGGAGTTGAGGTGGATCAAGTGCATCCTTACCAGGCGGATAGTAGGGAGTGGGTACTGGTTTCCCTCGCCATAGTCAGTGTCTTGTTAGTTTGGCTCCTTGATGTTGGCTTGGATTCCATCAGTTTTGAACCCCCCTGGTGGATTAGCGCGCCATCGTTTGTGGGAATCTACACGCTCCTCTATAAAGTGTTTGACCTCCACCTATGGAGATTGGGACTTCTACGGAGCCTCAAGCTAGTTGAGGTGCCAGATTTAAATGGCAAGTGGTCGGGCTGGGTCAAATCGTCACATACACAGAGCACCGTTGCAAATCCAGTCTCAGTATATATACGGCAAAGCTGGTCCAAGATAGTCTTCAGACTCGAGACCGAACACTCTCGCTCGAATAGTATTGCGGCGGCGATTAGGACGGATGACCTTCCATATCCCGAATTCGTGCACCTCTACGTGAACGAGCCTAAGTCGACTGCCCTCGACACGATGAACATCCACAAGGGTACAGCGACGCTTGAGCTAAAGGGTACGATACTTGAGGGCGAATACTATTCAGGCAGGGGAAGAAGAGAGTTTGGAACGCTTAGGTTGTGCCGGGATGAAGGCCCCATGTGACATAATGAGGTTTTTTGGAGTGCAAAAGGCCAAGTACAAGGATTGCCAAGCGCTCTTGCCTAAGGTTTCACGGCGGACACTGCAGCGCGACCTGAGGGCACTGGTGGAAAGGGGATTGCTCCAGCGTCGGGCAGGCACGAACCGCTTGGAGTACGTGCTGGCGCATAGCTCCGGCTGAACTTGCGACAAACTTGCGCCACAACTTGCGACAGAATTGTCACACCGCCCCCACGTCATGAGTCTGGCACGGGGGCTTGCGCTAGACAAGAAGGGGGTATGCTCGGGGCGGGACCGGTTGGCAGGCTGGCAAACCAATCCGGTCCTCGCGGGTGTCTGGGGCGCAATGCCTTATTGCGGCTTGTCGTCCAGCAGGCCGTTGCGGACGGCCCAGACCACCATTTCCTGAATCGACTTCGCCCCCAGTTTGTCCCGGATGACGTAGATGGCGTTACGAATAGTCAAGGGCCGGTTGCCGCGCGCATCGGCAATCTTTGCGTACGACATGCCTTGGGCGAAGAGGGTGAGTATTTCCTGCTCCCGTTCGGTGAGATTGTCCAGATCCGGTGACTCGGGTTTCTCGCCAGCGGAGCGAATTCTGTTGAATACCCGCCTTGTCAGGTCGCCGGGCATGCTGAATTCGCCGCTGGCTACCTCCTGGATTGTGGAGAGGAGTTTCTGTTTGCCGGAGAATTTTTGCAGATAGCCCGTAGCGCCAGCGGAAACCGCCGCGATGACGGCGTCCTCATCGGTCGATGCCGTCAGCATCAGTACGCGTGTATCCGGCACCGAATCCATGATCTCTCGACACGCGTCGATGCCGTTCATTTCCGGCATCATCACATCCATAATAATCACGTCGGGCCTGACGTCTTGGGCCAGGGCCACAGCCTCCACCCCATTCTGAGCCTGGCCCACCACCTCAAACGCCCCAGAAAGCTTCAAGACTTCCTTCAGACCATCTCGCATGATCGAATGATCGTCCACGATCATAACTGTCGTAAGCGGTACTGTAGACAATTCATGTTCCTCCTTCTACCGAATTGTACTCTACTACGCACGTTACCGTTGTGCCTTGGCCGGACATGCCCGATTCAACGTCCAGTCTGCCACCCATGCGCTCGGCGTCGGCTCTCATGTTCTTGAAGCCGTGCCCGCGAACGGCATAGTCATCCGGCAGGCCGATGCCGTCGTCGGACAGTGACATGCGCAAGCCGTTCTCATGAAAGGCAAGCTCTATAGTGACCCTATCGGCGCGCGCGTGGCGAAAGGCATTGGTCAATGCGTTATGCGCTATCGAGAAGAGCAAACTGCGCGTGACCGGGGAGAGCGGCGGTTCGGCGCCTCTCAGCACCACATCAGAATGGACCGACGTGATCGCGGTGAATGACTCCGCATGGGATTGCAACACGTGGCCCAATTCTCTGCCTTCAAGAATGAGGCCAATATCGATGGGATGCCGCAATTCCCACATGGCCGACTTCGAGAGTTCGTACGTCGCCTCAAGTTTATCGACCAGCGCCTGATTGGACTTGTCTGCCAACTCGATTGCAGTTTCAATTCCCATCCCGATCATATAGGCAGACTGGGCAGTCGTGTCATGTATGGTTTGAGTGAGTTGGATCCGCTCGCGATGGAGCTCCCGCTCACGTTCCACGGCCTCTCGCCGCTTGTTCCTCTCAGAACTGGATACAAGATTGACAGATGCCACAATCGCATACATCACGACAATTCTGGCAAAGAGCGCCTTCTCGTCTCTCGCGTCAAAGTCCAAGCCCTCTCCAGCCGTCAAGCTCACCACTACGTATAGCAGGGCGACCATTGTCACCCACCCAAAGCTCAGACGGTACGAACTGAAGAAAACTGCAAACCAAACCAGGGCGGGATAATAGAGTAAGTAAAAGAAGAAATGGCTAAATCCACCGGCAACAATCATGCCGCCTGTTATCAGGATTACATCCATCGCGCTAAGCGCGAGTATCCAATGCAAAGTGACTGTGCGACCGGTCTGAACGCGATAGTGTACGTACCCATTGAGTGCGACCAACACCAAGAAACACAATATGTATGCAGCATACGTGAAGTAGGTGAATACAGGTCGGTAAATCAGCTCGATCAGGCAGGCAATGCAAATGAACCAACGTACCCATACGGAAATCTTGGCCGGATAGCGAATCTCTTCAGGATCAGTAATATCCAAGTTGAATTGACGACAATAGAAGGAGTGCGCCGCAGCTAGTGTTGCTGCTACTGTTCGAATTGGTAAGATTGATCCAATCGGAAACGAGCTCAAGTCTAAGTATTGCCTCTCGGATCACTAGAATGAGTCTGCCTTCCCAGCATACCCTCTCGATGAGTTCAGGATTCCATGTGTCGGCAAAGGCGAAACTCATCAAGCCTTGCATGTACTCTACCTCTTTTGCAGATATTGTCAAGATACATTAGTATCTAACAAATGGATATGAATGTATTGATACGTTCTGCCGGTGAGAGGTTCTAGTTCTAAGTCTTAGTCTATACGCAACCGTGGAGGATACCTGGCCGATCTGGGTAAGATTGCAATGTTTAGGAAACTGGAAAATTACATGGGACTGGGGAGACAGCGGCTAAGAACCCCACCCGTCCCGGCAGTTGAGCGGTTTGAGACAAGACTCCAAGATGACCTAGCCTGTCCCTAATTTGACGAGCAAGCGTCGGTGAGACCGGGTGGGCTAAACGACCGGGGCACCCGTGAAACTGGGAGGCAGAGATTAGAACTCTACGTAGTTCAAATCCAGGTAGGACTGCCCGGCAGTACGGCAAGAAGTGGGAGCAAGGAAATCCGGCCAAACTTAGGGCCCGCGCACCTTGGGGCCTTAGCCAAACTTGCGCATTGGTCGCCAACCCTATCCTGCAGGGTCGCAAGATTGCCTGGGCAATGCATTAGCTCTCCCGCACTATGGCAACAACGGTGTACTTGTCTGTTGCCAACCGCATTCTGGTGGGGACGGCGGGACTCGAACCCGCACGCCTTGCGGCACATGATCCTAAGTCATGCTCGTCTTCCAGTTCCGACACGTCCCCGCACCTTCCATTCTAGCAGCGGCGCGGCAGTGGAACTAGATGGCAATATCGCCAGACTTCGCAACCGTTCGCGCTTCGACAGGGACTTGGCGCAGCCGCCTCATCACGAACGGTTGGGGTGGCAAGTTGCGAGGTGGAAGAGGGCCCATCAAGAATTCAACACGAATCGGCAGTGCTGGCGCTGCCTGCGCACTTCGACAAGCTCAGTGCGAACGGTTAAAGGACCTCAGCCTAAGGACCTCAGCCTAAGGACCTCAGCTTATGGACCTCAACTTAAGGATCACAGCTTAAGGATCACAGCTTGAGGACCTCAGCACGAACGGAACCAGTGGGAGCTCAGCGGGAACGGATTTGGTGGAAGCTCAGCGCGAACGGGAGACAGATACACGGATCGGGTGGTCAATGCCAACACCTTCTGGCGTAGGTCTGCAGCCGGCCTGGCATAGGTTTATAGCCGGCACTACCGGTCAACAAGAGCGCAGGATGCAAAACCTTCGCTACCCATCAATCCGAACCCGTGAGACCACTACTGTCCATTCCTTGCCGCGACCTGCTCGGCGATTTCCTCAGCGGGGTAGGTGAGGATTTCCGCAAGGGTCGGGTGGTAGTGGGGGATGCGCATAAAGTCCTGCGCTGTAGCACGATAGTGAAGTGCCACGATACACTCGTGGATCAACTCGCCCCCTTCCGGTCCCAGCACTTGGTAGCCGAGAAGCTCACCCGTCTGCGCGTGGCCGATCATCTTCACGAAGCCGCGTGTTTCGCCCAGGCAGAGCGCCTTGCCATGGTCGTTGAACGGATAAGAAGCGGTGACGATGGGAATGTCTTTAGCGGTGGCCTCCTTCTCCGTCATGCCCACGCGTCCGTACTGCGGCTCGGTGAAGATGACGATGGGCACGACGCGGTAGTCCATGTATTGCGGCGGACCGGCGTCGAGGGCGTTGTGGGCCGCAATCTCGCCCTGTTGGATAGCCACATGCACAATGTCGAATGAGACCGTTACATCGCCAACGGCAAAGATGTTCGGGTTGGACGTGCGCATGGCGGTATCAGTGGCAATGCCGCGCGAAGTGCTCTCCACACCGGCGGCGCCAAGGTTTAGACTTTCCAAGTACGGACTGCGCCCGGTGGCGACCAGGATGTGGTCGACTTCGATGACGCTCTCGGTGTCGTCCTGCAGCAGATGCAGCACTTTCTTGCCGTTGCGTTGCGCTACGGCCGTAAGGCGGGTGGCGCAACGCACGTCCATACCATCTTCCCGCAGGTATTCCTCCAACGCCGTGCCCACCGCATCATCTTCGTTGCTTAGGATGCAGTTACTGCGCTGCAAGAGGGTGACGGCCGCACCAAGCCGTGAGTAGAATTGCCCTAACTCCAAGCCGATTGGACCGCCGCCAAGTACGCAGATTGACTCCGGCAACTCTTCCAACTCCAGCGCATCGTCGCTGGTCAGGTAACCAGCTTCCTCCAGCCCCGGAACTTTGGGCACGAATGGTACCGATCCGGTGGCAATGATGAATTTGGGCGCCGAGAGAACATGGTCGCCCACTCGGACACGCTCGGCCGAGAGGAATCGCGCTGCGCCATCGATCAATGCGATGTCCGGGGCGTTGAGTTGCTCAATGCGATAGTCTGCAAATCCCTCTATGAGCCGTCGCTTACGGGCGATGATGGCGGGCAGATCGGGCGTAAGCGTACGGGTACCAATGCCCAGCTCTGCCGCGTGTTGGGATTGGTAGAGACGATTGGACGAGGCAAGGATGGCTTTGCTGGGCATGCAACCCCGCAAGATACACAGGCCGCCCAACGGCCCTTGCTCTGCTATCGCCACACGAGCGCCCGCCTCAGCAGCCGTGCGCGCGGCGGCGTAGCCGGCGCTGCCGCCGCCAAGAACGACCAGGTCGAAACGATCATCCAAGGGTCTTCCATTCTCCTCGTGTCATTGCAATTGCTGCGTACGCGATAGATTTTGGCATTCGTCTATGCTGCATCGGTATGCCATTGGGGGACTATTCACCCGGCGGGTGTTCCCATTCCACCCACAGCCGTAATCACCGCTTCACTGTCTTTCAGCCAGGCGTGATTCGGATCGTCCCTGGGGGCCAGCACTCGTTGATTCCCGGCGAGAATCCAAAGGTAATAGAGCTGATAGCCCGGTCCTGCGACGACAGGATGGTACCCCCGAGGAATGGCCACCACGTCGCCATCTTCAACCGTGTATGACTCATTCAGCGAGCCGTCGTCAGTATAAACCCGCTGCATGCCAAAGCCGCGCGGGGGACTGATTCGGAAGAGGTAGGCCTCTTCATGTTCGGATTCGTGAGGCGGGTCGTCCACCTCATGCTTGTGCGGCGGCGCGCTGCTCCAGAATCCCGGTGGATTGTACGTCTCGCCTAGAACCATCGTGTGCGCGGGAAAAGGTGCGTCGACAATGTCGTAGAT contains these protein-coding regions:
- the iolB gene encoding 5-deoxy-glucuronate isomerase, giving the protein MNLLHKAPTGLGHHAVVADGHPSLDRIRIAVLRLAPGEAYAGETGAWESALVLQAGAGTIAVESHGIAHRCARQNVFAGPSSTVFVAPEQTWEVRAEGSSALELIICSTPGKAGMNSQVITADQLKLRKVGKGNWYRTIYDIVDAPFPAHTMVLGETYNPPGFWSSAPPHKHEVDDPPHESEHEEAYLFRISPPRGFGMQRVYTDDGSLNESYTVEDGDVVAIPRGYHPVVAGPGYQLYYLWILAGNQRVLAPRDDPNHAWLKDSEAVITAVGGMGTPAG